One stretch of Bordetella avium DNA includes these proteins:
- a CDS encoding HlyD family efflux transporter periplasmic adaptor subunit — protein MSDPFLAAQVKRADLAWWSALSSSTDRQAFLQAWLALQASQLTGVRHGALVLGEPDTGPFEAVAQVPAGSHAAAAFYGVVDDCLQSREVAVAADGLELVVAYPIVLGEALFGVVAFETAAQTPEPIVQALRWGSGVLQAWLLQAQRTDSAQTIDRLMYVVNSVARSLKEGKFKDVALTLVTDMATRLDCDRVSIGFRQDGRVKVHALSHSSRLVQNMNLLQAVAEAMDEAIDQNTTICLPQDADRTLQLRAHQSLARGFGNRNVLTVPFAPEGEARGALLFERPDDQPFDRQSIALCQSVALLAGRVLYQRLQQERPWWRKGRDFLLQEAARLFGPHHIGRKLLLLAALALALFALLAHGPYRVAASATVQGEVQRVVAAPFDGYIAQAQRRAGDEVKQGEVLAVLDTRDTDLELLRAGNLEVQYRRQAEEAMARGDNAAAAIAQAQARQAMAQIQFYRDQISRASLRAPFDGVLVSGDLSQQLGESVKRGQELFKLSPLSGYRLWLDVEDRQIDDVAVGQTGRVALAAMPDRQIPFTVTRIVPLAQVQEGKTVFRLEASLDAESPAVLRPGMEGVGRIDIGERRYAWIWTHGFFDWLRLKWWAWFG, from the coding sequence ATGAGTGATCCTTTCCTTGCCGCGCAGGTGAAGCGCGCGGACCTGGCCTGGTGGTCGGCGTTGTCGTCATCCACGGACCGCCAGGCTTTTTTGCAAGCCTGGCTGGCCTTGCAGGCCAGCCAGCTCACCGGGGTGCGCCATGGCGCCCTCGTTTTGGGTGAGCCGGACACCGGGCCTTTCGAGGCCGTGGCGCAGGTGCCGGCCGGCAGTCACGCGGCTGCGGCTTTCTATGGCGTGGTCGATGATTGTCTTCAGAGTCGGGAGGTGGCGGTTGCGGCCGACGGTCTTGAGCTGGTGGTGGCTTATCCGATCGTGTTGGGGGAAGCCCTGTTCGGCGTTGTGGCTTTCGAAACCGCTGCCCAGACGCCCGAGCCTATCGTGCAGGCTCTGCGCTGGGGATCGGGGGTGTTGCAGGCATGGTTGCTGCAAGCGCAGCGCACGGACAGCGCCCAGACCATCGACCGCCTGATGTATGTCGTCAACAGTGTTGCGCGGTCTCTGAAGGAAGGAAAGTTCAAAGATGTCGCCCTGACGCTGGTGACCGATATGGCCACCCGGCTGGACTGTGACCGCGTGAGTATCGGCTTTCGGCAGGACGGCCGCGTCAAGGTGCATGCCTTGTCGCATAGCAGCCGTCTGGTGCAGAACATGAATTTGCTGCAGGCCGTGGCCGAAGCGATGGACGAGGCGATCGACCAGAACACGACGATTTGCTTGCCTCAAGACGCCGATCGGACGCTTCAGTTGCGCGCCCATCAAAGCCTCGCGCGCGGCTTCGGTAATCGTAATGTGCTGACCGTTCCGTTCGCGCCAGAGGGTGAGGCACGCGGCGCCTTGCTCTTTGAGCGCCCCGATGATCAGCCATTTGACCGGCAAAGCATAGCGCTTTGCCAGAGCGTGGCCCTGTTGGCGGGCCGGGTGCTCTACCAGCGCCTCCAACAGGAGCGGCCTTGGTGGCGCAAGGGGCGCGACTTTTTGTTGCAGGAGGCCGCGCGGCTCTTTGGTCCCCATCATATCGGCCGTAAACTGCTGCTCTTGGCGGCGCTGGCGCTGGCGTTGTTTGCGCTGCTGGCGCATGGCCCTTACCGGGTCGCAGCCAGCGCCACCGTTCAAGGCGAGGTGCAGCGCGTGGTGGCCGCGCCCTTTGACGGCTATATCGCGCAGGCGCAACGGCGCGCCGGCGACGAGGTCAAGCAGGGTGAGGTGCTGGCCGTGCTCGACACCCGCGATACCGATCTGGAGCTGCTGCGCGCGGGCAACCTCGAGGTGCAGTATCGCCGGCAGGCCGAGGAGGCCATGGCGCGGGGAGACAATGCCGCAGCAGCTATCGCCCAGGCTCAGGCCCGGCAGGCGATGGCGCAAATCCAGTTCTATCGTGATCAGATATCCCGCGCCAGTTTGCGAGCGCCGTTTGATGGCGTACTGGTGAGTGGTGATCTCAGCCAGCAACTGGGTGAGTCGGTCAAACGCGGACAGGAGCTGTTCAAACTATCGCCCCTGAGCGGATACCGCCTGTGGCTGGATGTCGAGGATCGCCAGATCGATGATGTGGCGGTGGGGCAGACCGGCCGGGTCGCCTTGGCCGCCATGCCGGACCGGCAAATTCCGTTCACGGTGACGCGCATCGTGCCTCTGGCCCAGGTGCAGGAGGGCAAGACGGTGTTTCGCCTCGAGGCCAGCCTGGATGCCGAGTCGCCGGCGGTGCTGCGCCCCGGCATGGAGGGGGTGGGCCGCATTGATATCGGCGAGCGCCGCTATGCCTGGATCTGGACTCATGGATTTTTCGACTGGCTGCGCCTGAAGTGGTGGGCCTGGTTCGGATAG
- a CDS encoding HlyD family efflux transporter periplasmic adaptor subunit, with protein sequence MAVTALYSNSWHRVSTLRPRLRSHIHIHRHVYRGQTWYVMQDQSNGEFHRYTPEANLLISLMDGRRSVQEIWELACQQFEDDAMPQDEVIRLLAQLHRADVLVTDRAPDVRDLVQRRRRQRAQKIKQYIGNPSALKLPLVDPDRWLSAGLPYYRWMFTWIGGLLWLVVVLYGASLGAMNWQALTHNVWDQVFSAGNVLAMALVYPFVKAIHELGHACAVKACGGEVHEIGVMFLLLVPIPYVDASAAAGFADKRWRMLVGAAGILVELFLAALAMIVWTQLEPGLARSLAYNVIILCGVSTLFMNGNPLLRYDGYYVLSDAIEIPNLGQRANAWMGYLVKRYVLRLAAVEPPRASRGERLWFVGYAVLSFVYRMFIMFLAIFLVAGQFFFFGVLLACWAMFSTIVMPLWRLGRQLFTDPQIQAHRGRSYLITALCALAVVGLVGAVPVPSATDTEGVVWVPPSAQVRAPVAGFVRERQAADDAPVSAGTPLLRLENDELLRRDAMLAAQVDEYQARYVQAHAHNQVQAAIAQHQWQSLQTERRAIGQEVASQQVRSPHAGRYVPAQPEDTTGRYVQRGELLGYVLSDAETVRVVVPQSSLEHIHRSLKDVRVRLVQDPAREFSARIAREVPAATDELPSLALSLQGGGSIGVDPRKSQEGRAKSAENLFVMDLLLPEDAPRAYLGARVYVKFSHEPRPLAAQLYDSVRQMVLRQLRV encoded by the coding sequence ATGGCAGTGACGGCTCTCTATAGTAATTCCTGGCATCGGGTCAGCACGCTGCGTCCGCGCCTACGTTCGCACATCCACATCCACCGGCATGTTTATCGCGGGCAGACCTGGTACGTGATGCAGGACCAGAGTAATGGCGAATTTCACCGTTACACGCCCGAGGCCAATTTGCTGATCAGCCTGATGGACGGGCGGCGCAGCGTGCAGGAAATCTGGGAACTCGCCTGTCAGCAGTTCGAGGACGATGCGATGCCGCAGGATGAGGTTATCCGCCTGCTGGCCCAATTGCATCGGGCTGATGTGCTGGTCACAGACCGCGCCCCGGATGTCCGCGATCTGGTCCAGCGGCGTCGGCGCCAGCGCGCCCAGAAAATCAAGCAATACATCGGCAATCCCAGCGCGCTGAAGCTGCCGCTGGTGGACCCCGACCGCTGGCTAAGCGCAGGCCTGCCTTATTACCGCTGGATGTTTACCTGGATCGGCGGCTTGTTATGGCTAGTGGTGGTGCTTTATGGCGCGTCGCTAGGCGCGATGAACTGGCAGGCCTTGACCCATAACGTCTGGGACCAGGTGTTTTCGGCGGGCAATGTGCTGGCCATGGCGCTGGTCTATCCCTTCGTCAAGGCCATCCATGAATTGGGGCACGCCTGTGCGGTGAAGGCGTGTGGCGGCGAGGTGCATGAAATCGGCGTTATGTTTTTGCTGCTGGTGCCCATTCCGTATGTGGATGCCTCCGCCGCAGCCGGTTTCGCTGACAAACGCTGGCGCATGCTAGTCGGCGCAGCGGGGATTTTGGTCGAGCTCTTCCTGGCCGCGCTGGCCATGATCGTCTGGACGCAGCTCGAGCCCGGCCTGGCCCGCTCACTGGCCTACAACGTCATCATCCTCTGCGGGGTCTCCACGCTGTTCATGAACGGCAATCCCTTGCTGCGCTATGACGGTTACTACGTGCTATCCGATGCGATCGAGATCCCGAATCTCGGGCAGCGGGCCAATGCCTGGATGGGCTATCTGGTCAAGCGCTATGTGCTGCGGCTGGCCGCTGTTGAGCCGCCGCGCGCCAGCCGTGGCGAACGACTGTGGTTTGTGGGCTATGCGGTGCTGTCTTTTGTTTACCGCATGTTCATCATGTTTTTGGCTATTTTTCTGGTGGCAGGGCAGTTCTTTTTCTTTGGCGTTCTGCTGGCCTGCTGGGCGATGTTCAGCACCATTGTCATGCCTTTGTGGCGCTTGGGGCGCCAATTGTTCACCGATCCGCAAATCCAGGCCCATCGCGGCCGCTCCTACCTCATCACGGCACTCTGTGCGCTGGCTGTCGTCGGGCTGGTCGGCGCCGTGCCTGTGCCGTCGGCCACCGATACCGAAGGCGTGGTCTGGGTGCCGCCTTCGGCCCAGGTGCGCGCGCCGGTGGCGGGCTTTGTGCGCGAGCGCCAGGCCGCCGATGACGCGCCCGTGTCGGCCGGCACCCCCTTGTTGCGGTTGGAAAACGATGAGCTGCTGCGACGGGACGCCATGTTGGCCGCGCAGGTGGACGAGTATCAGGCCCGCTATGTTCAGGCCCATGCGCACAATCAGGTGCAGGCGGCCATCGCGCAGCATCAGTGGCAGAGTCTACAGACCGAACGCCGGGCCATCGGCCAGGAAGTGGCCTCGCAGCAGGTGCGCAGCCCGCACGCGGGGCGTTATGTCCCGGCTCAGCCCGAGGACACGACAGGCCGCTACGTTCAGCGGGGCGAGCTGCTCGGCTATGTCTTGAGCGATGCCGAGACGGTGCGGGTCGTCGTGCCGCAATCCAGCCTGGAGCACATCCATCGCTCTTTGAAGGACGTCCGCGTCCGGCTGGTTCAGGACCCGGCCCGTGAATTCTCTGCCCGTATTGCACGCGAGGTGCCGGCGGCTACCGATGAACTGCCTAGCCTGGCCCTGAGCTTGCAGGGCGGCGGCAGCATCGGTGTGGACCCGCGCAAATCCCAGGAGGGGCGCGCCAAATCGGCTGAGAACCTCTTCGTGATGGACCTGTTGCTGCCCGAGGATGCCCCGCGGGCCTATCTCGGCGCCCGGGTCTATGTCAAATTTTCTCATGAGCCCCGGCCTCTGGCGGCGCAGCTCTATGACAGCGTGCGCCAGATGGTGTTGCGTCAGCTGAGGGTGTGA
- a CDS encoding preprotein translocase subunit SecA, which yields MESFSALAPDPLYPEKESERHANKLEAWGTAVLRWLSRKRRQPLWRTRRILKQVHAEAALLAGLDLAGVRARADEVAFELRCDGITQASAARAFALVRQAGKLALGKAHFDVQLLGGWAMLQGMVAEMNTGEGKTLTATLPAATAALAGLPVHVITTNDYLVERDAQIMSPLYEALGLTVRWVSMDMEPAQRRLAYQADIVYCSNKTLVFDYLRDLIVLDDDKDEDRLRLERLRGGSGRLSELFLRGLCFAIVDEADSVLVDEARTPLIISGSQKEDGGAVTGQALALAQAMQAGHYRVQPAARRVVLTEAGRAYLREACAAWPAPWSIPFRREELILSALTVLHLYKRDEQYIVRDGKVMVVDEFTGRVMPDRSWGQGVHQMIEHKEGLELSDPRVTLKSISYQRFFKHYLRLAGMTGTAAEIRGELGRVYNLPVVRIPTHRPSRRLHAPDSVYRTMAEKWSAVRERCRELHGRGVPVLIGTRSVAASEELARVLADAALPVVLLNAKQDADEASLIARAGEVGSIMIATNMAGRGTDIPLSAAARQAGGLHVILTERHESARIDRQLEGRSGRQGDPGHTEAILSLEDAVLDSVKNSLWAGPMNTLLAAQGPGWRGLAAHWLRHAQARTERKLARERRAMVSADEELENSLSFSGQGD from the coding sequence ATGGAGAGTTTTTCCGCCCTCGCGCCTGACCCGCTTTATCCCGAGAAGGAAAGCGAACGGCATGCCAATAAACTGGAAGCCTGGGGCACTGCGGTCTTGCGCTGGCTGTCGCGCAAGCGCCGCCAGCCGCTGTGGCGCACCCGCCGTATCCTGAAACAGGTTCACGCCGAGGCGGCATTGCTGGCCGGACTGGACCTTGCCGGGGTGCGTGCGCGCGCCGACGAGGTGGCTTTCGAACTGCGCTGCGATGGCATTACTCAAGCTAGCGCCGCGCGCGCCTTTGCGCTGGTGCGTCAGGCCGGTAAGCTGGCTTTGGGCAAGGCGCATTTCGATGTGCAGTTGCTGGGCGGCTGGGCCATGCTGCAAGGCATGGTGGCCGAAATGAATACGGGCGAAGGCAAGACCCTGACGGCGACTCTGCCTGCCGCCACCGCCGCGCTGGCCGGTCTGCCCGTGCACGTCATCACCACCAATGACTATCTGGTCGAGCGTGATGCGCAGATCATGTCGCCGCTCTACGAGGCCCTGGGCCTGACTGTGCGCTGGGTCAGCATGGACATGGAGCCGGCACAGCGCCGCCTGGCCTATCAGGCCGACATCGTCTACTGCTCGAACAAGACCCTGGTGTTTGACTATTTACGTGACCTCATCGTGCTGGACGATGACAAGGACGAGGACCGTCTGCGCCTGGAGCGCCTGCGGGGCGGCTCAGGCCGGCTGTCTGAACTGTTTCTGCGCGGTCTGTGCTTTGCCATTGTGGATGAGGCCGACAGTGTGCTGGTCGATGAGGCGCGCACCCCCCTGATCATCTCCGGCTCCCAGAAGGAGGATGGCGGCGCGGTGACGGGTCAGGCCTTAGCGCTGGCTCAGGCCATGCAGGCAGGCCATTACCGTGTTCAGCCCGCAGCGCGGCGCGTCGTGCTGACCGAGGCCGGGCGGGCGTATCTGCGCGAGGCTTGCGCGGCATGGCCCGCGCCCTGGAGCATTCCCTTTCGGCGCGAAGAGCTGATCCTGAGCGCGTTGACGGTACTGCATCTCTACAAGCGGGATGAGCAGTACATCGTGCGCGATGGCAAGGTCATGGTGGTGGATGAATTCACCGGGCGGGTCATGCCCGACCGATCCTGGGGGCAGGGCGTGCACCAGATGATCGAGCACAAAGAAGGGCTGGAACTGAGCGATCCGCGGGTCACGCTCAAAAGCATCAGCTACCAACGGTTTTTCAAACATTATCTGCGGCTGGCCGGCATGACCGGTACGGCCGCCGAGATCCGTGGCGAACTCGGGCGAGTCTATAACCTGCCGGTCGTGCGCATTCCGACACACCGTCCATCGCGGCGTCTACATGCCCCCGATAGTGTGTATCGGACCATGGCGGAGAAATGGTCGGCGGTGCGCGAGCGTTGCCGCGAGCTGCACGGGCGCGGCGTGCCCGTGCTGATCGGCACACGTTCGGTGGCCGCTTCGGAGGAGTTGGCCCGTGTCCTGGCCGACGCGGCCCTGCCTGTTGTGCTGCTCAATGCCAAGCAGGATGCCGATGAGGCTTCCCTCATCGCGCGGGCAGGCGAAGTCGGCAGCATCATGATTGCCACCAACATGGCCGGCCGGGGTACGGATATCCCCTTGTCGGCGGCGGCCCGCCAAGCCGGGGGGCTGCACGTCATCCTGACGGAACGCCATGAGTCGGCGCGCATCGACCGCCAACTGGAGGGCCGCAGCGGCCGCCAGGGCGACCCCGGCCATACGGAGGCGATACTCTCTTTAGAAGATGCCGTGCTCGACAGCGTCAAAAATAGCCTCTGGGCCGGGCCGATGAATACCCTGCTGGCCGCGCAAGGCCCCGGCTGGCGCGGGCTGGCTGCGCATTGGCTGCGCCACGCTCAGGCGCGCACGGAAAGAAAACTGGCCCGCGAACGCCGCGCCATGGTGTCTGCGGACGAAGAACTCGAAAATTCGCTGTCTTTTTCTGGGCAGGGTGACTGA
- a CDS encoding efflux RND transporter periplasmic adaptor subunit gives MMKTFSFSRCASLALLLVSSAPQAQSLLPDPALVPLNGAPADGLARPMACLIEPFQVSELGSPAAGVLERVLVQRGDTVKKGQVIAELNTHVDEATLGLRRAEAAYLGRVVDRNADLYKRKLLPAGDYDEMSSRSRQAQLQVALQQAILAERSIKSPFDGVVAERYAGPGDRVNDNKIVKLAQIDPLVVKVAVPEGLYGRIKADADAQVSINPAISSQTLQAKVWRIDRVMDAASGTFIVLLTIPNKGNAIPAGIRCSVRF, from the coding sequence ATGATGAAAACCTTCTCTTTCTCGCGCTGCGCCAGCCTGGCCCTGCTGCTGGTCTCTTCAGCACCGCAAGCGCAAAGCCTGCTCCCGGACCCTGCGCTGGTGCCCTTGAACGGCGCGCCTGCTGATGGCCTGGCCCGGCCTATGGCCTGCCTGATCGAACCTTTTCAGGTGTCTGAGCTGGGCAGCCCTGCTGCGGGCGTGCTCGAGCGCGTCCTGGTGCAACGCGGCGACACCGTCAAGAAAGGGCAGGTGATCGCCGAATTGAATACCCATGTGGATGAGGCCACCCTGGGCCTGCGCCGCGCCGAAGCCGCCTATCTGGGCCGGGTGGTGGATCGCAATGCCGATCTCTACAAGCGCAAGTTACTGCCGGCCGGCGACTATGATGAGATGAGCTCGCGCAGCCGGCAGGCGCAGTTGCAGGTGGCGTTGCAACAGGCCATTCTTGCCGAACGCAGCATCAAAAGCCCTTTTGACGGCGTGGTGGCCGAACGCTATGCCGGGCCGGGTGATCGGGTCAACGACAATAAAATCGTCAAGCTGGCTCAGATCGACCCGCTGGTGGTCAAGGTGGCGGTCCCCGAAGGCCTGTATGGCCGCATCAAGGCCGACGCCGACGCGCAGGTCAGCATCAATCCGGCCATCAGCAGCCAGACCCTGCAAGCCAAGGTCTGGCGCATCGACCGCGTGATGGATGCGGCCAGCGGCACCTTTATCGTCTTGCTCACTATTCCGAACAAAGGCAATGCCATTCCGGCGGGCATACGGTGCTCGGTGCGGTTTTGA
- a CDS encoding CaiB/BaiF CoA transferase family protein yields the protein MNLNDQPLPLAGVHVIEFTHMVMGPSCGMILADLGAEVIKVEPLQGDSTRRLLGSGVGFFPTFNRNKKSIAIDVKSAQGKEIVHKLLACADVFSENFKSGAMAALGFDYPTLSRSNERLIYVSHKGFLPGPYDKRTALDEVVQMMGGLAYMTGPVGQPLRAGASVNDIMGGMFGAIGVLAALRARESTGKGQEVLSSLFENNVFLVATHMMQYAMTGKPAAPMPSRISAWGIYDVFTVKNDEQIFLAVVSDTQWRLFCQTFGFDDLLADPRFTTNNQRVSERSWMMPELRQRMARWEAAHIAQEFEAAGLPHAPINAPHELFDDPHLLATGGLARVEVPDGPATLTPMLPLMLDGKRLPLRSHPPALGAETDNILASLGYSGADIAALREAGVVG from the coding sequence ATGAATCTAAACGACCAGCCCCTGCCCTTGGCCGGCGTACATGTCATCGAATTTACGCATATGGTCATGGGGCCATCCTGCGGCATGATACTGGCCGACCTGGGCGCGGAAGTCATCAAGGTCGAGCCCCTACAGGGCGATAGCACACGCCGCCTGCTTGGTTCGGGCGTAGGCTTTTTTCCTACCTTCAACCGCAATAAAAAAAGCATTGCGATCGACGTCAAAAGCGCTCAGGGCAAGGAAATTGTCCATAAGCTGCTCGCCTGCGCCGATGTTTTCAGCGAAAACTTTAAATCCGGCGCAATGGCCGCACTGGGTTTCGATTACCCCACGCTCTCGCGCTCGAACGAAAGACTCATCTATGTCTCGCACAAGGGGTTTCTTCCGGGGCCCTACGACAAGCGCACCGCGCTAGATGAAGTGGTGCAAATGATGGGCGGCCTCGCCTATATGACCGGCCCCGTGGGCCAGCCGCTGCGAGCCGGCGCCTCCGTAAACGATATTATGGGCGGCATGTTCGGCGCGATCGGCGTGCTGGCCGCGCTGCGCGCGCGTGAATCGACAGGCAAGGGGCAAGAGGTGCTTTCTTCGCTGTTCGAAAACAATGTATTCCTCGTCGCCACGCACATGATGCAGTACGCCATGACCGGCAAGCCGGCTGCGCCGATGCCAAGCCGCATCTCGGCCTGGGGCATCTATGACGTGTTCACCGTCAAAAACGACGAGCAAATTTTCCTGGCAGTCGTGTCCGACACACAGTGGCGCCTGTTCTGCCAGACCTTCGGCTTCGACGACCTGCTGGCGGACCCGCGATTCACGACGAATAACCAGCGCGTCAGCGAGCGCTCATGGATGATGCCTGAACTACGCCAGCGCATGGCGCGATGGGAGGCTGCGCATATTGCCCAAGAGTTCGAAGCGGCAGGCCTGCCCCACGCGCCCATCAACGCGCCGCATGAGCTCTTCGACGACCCGCATCTGCTCGCAACCGGCGGCTTGGCGCGCGTCGAGGTTCCAGATGGGCCGGCAACGCTCACCCCCATGCTGCCGCTCATGTTGGATGGCAAACGCTTGCCTCTGCGCAGCCATCCGCCCGCCTTGGGCGCAGAGACCGACAATATTCTGGCGTCCCTCGGCTACAGCGGAGCCGATATCGCGGCGCTGCGCGAGGCTGGCGTGGTCGGCTGA
- a CDS encoding YicC/YloC family endoribonuclease translates to MIRSMTAFGNARVDLEQGSLSLELRSVNSRFLDLYFRLPDELRHTETPLRELLTSQLARGKVEVRVSFTRNASAEVTQLDPEWLGRLAEQLEAARRVLPEVGAPRLVELFNWPGQRGNDALDPQIWGAACLSAGQQALSQLQEGRKREGERLAAMMRECAEGVGGIVDLVEAHLPQLLAEHREKLATKLRESLEAAFPGGFAHISGAELSERVAQEAGLFALRIDVAEELSRLRSHLDELRHLLTEGGGKPGGKAQSKGSAGKRLDFLFQEMNREANTLGSKAGSLEVTRAAMDLKLLIEQMREQAQNLE, encoded by the coding sequence ATGATTCGCAGCATGACCGCGTTCGGCAACGCCCGTGTCGATCTCGAACAAGGCTCTCTCTCGCTTGAACTGCGCAGCGTAAACAGCCGGTTTCTCGATCTTTATTTCCGCCTGCCCGACGAACTGCGCCACACCGAGACTCCGCTGCGGGAATTGCTGACCAGCCAACTGGCCCGGGGCAAGGTCGAAGTCCGCGTGAGCTTCACGCGCAATGCCAGCGCCGAAGTCACACAGCTCGACCCCGAATGGCTGGGACGTCTGGCCGAACAACTGGAGGCGGCGCGGCGTGTTCTGCCCGAAGTCGGCGCCCCGCGCCTGGTGGAACTGTTCAATTGGCCTGGCCAACGCGGCAATGACGCGCTCGACCCGCAGATCTGGGGCGCCGCCTGCCTCAGCGCCGGCCAACAGGCGCTCAGCCAGTTACAGGAGGGCCGCAAGCGCGAAGGCGAGCGTCTGGCCGCCATGATGCGCGAATGCGCCGAAGGCGTCGGAGGCATCGTCGATCTCGTTGAAGCCCATCTGCCCCAATTGTTGGCTGAGCACCGCGAAAAACTCGCCACCAAACTGCGCGAAAGCCTCGAAGCCGCCTTCCCCGGCGGCTTTGCGCACATCAGCGGCGCCGAACTAAGCGAACGAGTCGCCCAGGAAGCCGGGCTGTTCGCCCTGCGCATCGACGTCGCCGAAGAACTCTCGCGCCTGCGCTCGCACCTGGACGAACTGCGTCATCTGCTGACCGAGGGCGGCGGCAAACCGGGCGGCAAAGCCCAGTCCAAGGGCAGCGCCGGCAAACGCCTGGACTTCCTGTTCCAGGAAATGAACCGTGAAGCCAATACCCTCGGCTCCAAGGCGGGCAGCCTGGAAGTCACCCGCGCTGCGATGGACCTGAAACTGCTTATCGAACAAATGCGCGAGCAGGCGCAGAACCTAGAGTGA
- the rph gene encoding ribonuclease PH, which produces MTTSDLSLRADGRAVDTLRAFSLKRGFTRYAEGSVLVVAGNTQVLCTASVLEKVPPFLKGKGEGWVTAEYGMLPRATHTRGDREAARGKQSGRTQEIQRLIGRSLRAVFDLKALGERTLHLDCDVLQADGGTRCASITGAWVAAADAVALLMERGLLTQNPIRDHVAAVSVGLVGGRAVLDLNYEEDSACEADVNVIMTGAGAFVEVQGTGEEATFTRAQLDTMLTLAEGGIAKLVAEQRAARA; this is translated from the coding sequence ATGACGACTTCCGACCTCTCCCTGCGCGCTGATGGCCGTGCTGTCGATACGCTGCGCGCCTTCAGCCTCAAGCGCGGATTCACGCGCTATGCCGAAGGCTCCGTGCTGGTCGTGGCGGGCAACACACAGGTCTTGTGCACGGCCAGCGTGCTCGAAAAAGTGCCGCCTTTTCTCAAGGGCAAGGGCGAGGGTTGGGTAACGGCCGAATACGGTATGTTGCCGCGCGCCACCCATACGCGCGGCGATCGCGAGGCCGCACGCGGCAAGCAGAGCGGCCGGACGCAGGAAATCCAGCGCCTTATCGGACGCAGTCTGAGGGCGGTGTTTGATCTGAAGGCGCTGGGCGAGCGCACGCTGCATCTTGATTGCGATGTGTTGCAGGCCGACGGCGGCACGCGCTGCGCCAGCATCACCGGCGCCTGGGTGGCGGCCGCCGATGCGGTGGCTTTGCTGATGGAGCGTGGCCTTTTGACGCAGAACCCGATCCGCGATCATGTGGCCGCCGTGTCGGTGGGCCTGGTGGGCGGGCGCGCCGTGCTTGACCTGAACTACGAAGAAGATTCGGCCTGCGAAGCGGATGTGAACGTCATCATGACCGGCGCGGGCGCCTTTGTGGAAGTGCAGGGCACTGGCGAGGAGGCGACCTTCACGCGGGCTCAGCTCGATACCATGCTGACGCTGGCCGAAGGCGGCATCGCCAAGCTGGTGGCCGAACAGCGCGCGGCGCGGGCCTAG